In Macadamia integrifolia cultivar HAES 741 chromosome 1, SCU_Mint_v3, whole genome shotgun sequence, a single window of DNA contains:
- the LOC122084456 gene encoding trihelix transcription factor ASIL2-like, with translation MDDTEDDARYPPNHYPVNYHQNSGSLHRPKLPVRNTSYSEAVDNVYGEEQEEEEEEEEEEEEDEEEEEEGEEQEQEEQEEQEEEEEEEEEEEEDEEDVAQRVVEEVEVDEDDDDDGRDNYHRRIEADAEESERHRKKRKLKNLALGYEFVPRVAVPSAAPAAPPPQPSFGARNSPADWTEHETFVLLDAWGDRFLQLGRKSLRSDEWLEVANKVSEESNTVRTDTQCRNRLDTLKKKYKKEKMRLVETGSATNKWVYFKKMDMLMTASPRQPGLSCGFDSGEYVFMNPRIYLNRSNGLDEMRDSPGNSESSEGEEDDSDGLPPRRTRFREDADDGSSFRLLADSIQKFGEIYEKIENNKRQQMVELEKMRMEFHRDLELQKRQILERTQAEIAKIRQGDDEDIDASAENMSE, from the coding sequence ATGGACGACACGGAGGATGATGCGAGGTATCCTCCCAACCATTACCCTGTAAATTACCATCAAAATTCCGGTTCTTTGCATCGTCCGAAGCTTCCGGTACGCAACACCTCTTATTCTGAAGCCGTCGATAATGTTTATggtgaagaacaagaagaagaggaagaagaagaagaggaagaagaggaagatgaggaagaagaagaagaaggagaagaacaagaacaagaagaacaagaagaacaagaagaggaagaggaggaggaagaagaagaagaggaagacgaagaagatgTTGCCCAACGAGTAGTAGAAGAAGTTGAGGTCGATgaagacgatgacgatgatggcCGAGACAATTATCATCGAAGGATTGAAGCAGATGCGGAAGAGTCTGAAAGGCATAGGAAGAAACGAAAACTAAAAAATCTAGCTTTGGGTTACGAGTTTGTACCACGAGTTGCAGTACCTTCTGCTGCTCCTGCTGCTCCTCCCCCGCAACCCTCTTTTGGAGCTCGGAATTCACCAGCTGATTGGACGGAACATGAGACTTTTGTTTTATTGGATGCTTGGGGTGATAGATTTCTTCAGCTTGGGAGAAAGAGTCTTCGTTCTGATGAATGGCTAGAAGTTGCCAACAAGGTCTCAGAAGAGTCAAATACTGTTAGGACAGACACTCAGTGTCGCAATCGTTTGGATACATTGAAGAAGAAGtacaagaaggagaagatgagactTGTAGAAACTGGGAGTGCCACCAATAAATGGGTTTACTTCAAGAAAATGGATATGTTAATGACAGCATCACCAAGGCAACCTGGGCTCTCTTGTGGCTTTGATTCAGGAGAGTATGTCTTCATGAACCCTAGAATTTATTTAAATCGCTCTAATGGGTTAGATGAGATGAGGGACAGTCCCGGGAATTCGGAATCTTCAGAAGGTGAGGAGGATGATTCAGATGGCCTTCCACCTAGGAGGACAAGATTTAGAGAGGATGCGGATGACGGGTCTTCATTTAGGTTGCTTGCAGATTCAATTCAGAAGTTCGGTGAGATTTATGAGAAGATTGAAAACAACAAGAGGCAACAAATGGTAGAATTGGAGAAAATGAGGATGGAGTTCCATAGAGATTTAGAATTGCAGAAGAGGCAGATTCTGGAGAGAACGCAGGCTGAGATTGCAAAAATCCGGCAaggtgatgatgaagacattgaTGCTTCTGCTGAGAACATGAGTGAATGA